One region of gamma proteobacterium HIMB55 genomic DNA includes:
- a CDS encoding orotidine 5''-phosphate decarboxylase, subfamily 1 (PFAM: Orotidine 5'-phosphate decarboxylase / HUMPS family~TIGRFAM: orotidine 5'-phosphate decarboxylase, subfamily 1): MRSPIIVALDYPTLEQALACARQLDPSIVRVKVGKQLFTSVGPAVLSALHELGFDVFLDLKFHDIPNTVAGAVGAAADLGVWMVNVHASGGRRMMEAAADAVAKRGNKTQLIAVTVLTSMDQNDLSELGINETPADRVMRLATLAESSGLDGVVCSAQEAPLLSRQFGQKFSLVTPGIRLPDDEAGDQRRVVTPWDAINGGSTHLVMGRSITGASSPTAVVDQVVERLASSNYP; the protein is encoded by the coding sequence ATGCGAAGCCCAATTATCGTCGCGCTTGACTATCCGACACTCGAACAAGCTCTCGCTTGCGCGAGGCAATTGGATCCTTCGATCGTTCGTGTAAAGGTCGGTAAGCAGCTATTCACAAGCGTGGGGCCAGCCGTTTTGTCTGCGCTTCATGAGTTGGGCTTCGATGTCTTCCTAGATCTCAAATTCCACGATATTCCCAACACGGTAGCGGGGGCAGTGGGTGCCGCAGCAGACCTTGGCGTGTGGATGGTCAATGTGCACGCCTCTGGTGGGCGAAGGATGATGGAGGCAGCGGCGGATGCTGTTGCCAAGCGCGGCAACAAAACACAATTGATTGCCGTGACTGTGCTCACAAGCATGGACCAGAATGACCTGTCTGAGCTTGGTATCAACGAGACACCTGCTGATCGGGTGATGAGGCTTGCGACGTTGGCTGAATCTAGTGGTTTGGATGGTGTTGTCTGCTCAGCACAGGAGGCGCCGCTGCTCAGTCGTCAGTTTGGTCAAAAATTCTCGTTGGTTACGCCCGGCATCCGCTTGCCTGACGATGAAGCAGGGGATCAACGCAGGGTAGTCACCCCTTGGGATGCGATAAACGGTGGTTCAACGCACCTGGTAATGGGGCGTTCGATTACCGGTGCATCATCGCCCACGGCGGTCGTCGATCAGGTTGTTGAACGGCTCGCGTCATCAAATTACCCCTAG
- a CDS encoding competence protein ComEA-like protein with helix-hairpin-helix repeat region (TIGRFAM: competence protein ComEA helix-hairpin-helix repeat region), with protein sequence MSTNTVCTDQLSQSSASQHRVSRYWLGLLLAAILSFFMVESVTAAETVNINSADVATLTAELSGVGPKLARRIVEFRERHGDFETVAALRDVKGVGEAILLKNADKIVLE encoded by the coding sequence ATGTCTACAAACACAGTTTGCACTGACCAGCTTTCTCAGTCCTCGGCGTCGCAACATCGGGTCTCGCGCTATTGGCTAGGTCTATTGCTTGCCGCAATTCTTAGCTTTTTTATGGTCGAGTCTGTGACGGCCGCTGAGACGGTGAATATCAACTCAGCGGATGTCGCTACTTTGACTGCAGAGCTATCAGGTGTTGGGCCAAAGTTGGCACGCAGGATTGTCGAGTTTCGCGAACGTCATGGGGATTTTGAAACCGTGGCGGCGCTCAGGGATGTAAAAGGTGTCGGAGAAGCAATTCTGCTCAAAAACGCCGATAAAATTGTTCTCGAGTAA
- a CDS encoding transcriptional regulator (PFAM: YsiA-like protein, C-terminal region; Bacterial regulatory proteins, tetR family): MGDTQRQRLEAREEAILAAAASLFSESGVDGTRMAEIARKADVAEGTVYLYYKNKHELLEAVVDRFWRELTKGAKAAVTSNAPLNQQLNELASYHLHSLIDDFKMVEITSRARQRHGEPGRQLPQIREYVRVFDLIMQRGIASGELEASTPAWQMRDVFYGTLEHSARTLVLRKQPFDSSVIDNLLSLFDGYRLKHAPAKQDSGSKQAALELLQQLESEISRW, translated from the coding sequence TTGGGCGACACCCAGCGACAACGACTTGAAGCACGCGAGGAAGCCATTCTTGCGGCCGCAGCCTCGCTCTTCAGCGAATCCGGCGTTGACGGCACGCGCATGGCTGAAATAGCTCGAAAAGCCGATGTAGCTGAGGGTACGGTATATCTCTACTACAAGAATAAGCATGAACTGCTGGAGGCCGTTGTCGATAGGTTTTGGCGGGAGCTTACGAAGGGCGCAAAAGCCGCAGTCACATCAAATGCTCCGTTAAACCAACAGCTCAATGAACTCGCGAGCTATCACCTCCACTCGCTCATCGACGACTTCAAAATGGTTGAGATTACGTCTCGCGCCCGTCAGCGCCATGGTGAACCGGGGAGGCAGTTGCCTCAAATACGCGAGTACGTCAGGGTTTTTGACCTCATCATGCAGCGTGGTATCGCCTCTGGTGAACTGGAGGCCTCAACGCCGGCATGGCAAATGCGCGATGTCTTTTACGGAACGCTGGAACACTCAGCGCGAACACTGGTACTAAGAAAGCAGCCCTTTGACAGCAGTGTTATCGATAACCTGCTGAGCCTGTTTGACGGTTACCGCTTGAAACACGCGCCGGCCAAGCAGGACTCTGGATCAAAACAAGCCGCCCTCGAACTACTTCAGCAGCTCGAGAGCGAAATCTCACGCTGGTAA
- a CDS encoding Protein of unknown function (DUF1446) (PFAM: Protein of unknown function (DUF1446)), which translates to MADKTIKIGGATGFWGETDMAIAQFLREGDLDYIVFDYLAEITMSIMARARASDPKLGYATDFVSAIVKPNLKHLASSGIKLISNAGGVNPEACGDALRAVISEAGLDLKVVVIAGDDLLNDLDRLEAMNASEMFSGEAFPPKEKIASANAYIGAFPIAAALAAGADIVVTGRCVDSAVTLGACIHEFGWSAGDLDKLAAGSAVGHLIECGPQATGGNFTDWEQVADSLHEVGYPIAEVWEDGTADIYKPADTGGLVNRGTVAEQLLYEIGDPAAYMLPDVICDFTQIQLEQVATGRVRMTHARGRGVPETYKTSMTWADGWRAGSTFWYVGRRAADKARIFADEAVKRTRRKLQAMGAADFDEVAVDIFGEENFWGSHAAVSDTREVALKVACKHQDARAVGLLLREMTGCALGAPAGMAFFAGARAKPSPVIRLFSVLVDKSALSIKLIGSEDETDFAPPATSKEVLPAEVGPIPEAVSAENLIEVPLETLAWGRSGDKGDKANIGIIARKAEYLPWIAKVLTTDYVADRFAHFMTAPAIDRFYMPGLPALNFLLHNALGGGGIASLRNDPQAKAYAQVLLDTPIAIPQHLLEA; encoded by the coding sequence GTGGCGGATAAAACGATCAAAATTGGCGGTGCAACTGGGTTCTGGGGCGAGACCGATATGGCCATAGCGCAGTTTCTGCGTGAGGGCGATCTCGACTACATCGTCTTTGATTATCTCGCTGAAATTACCATGTCGATCATGGCGCGCGCCCGGGCTTCAGATCCGAAGCTGGGATACGCAACCGATTTTGTCTCCGCCATTGTTAAACCTAATCTAAAACACCTTGCCAGCTCCGGTATCAAGTTGATCAGTAATGCCGGAGGCGTGAATCCAGAAGCGTGTGGCGATGCGTTGAGAGCTGTTATTTCGGAGGCCGGACTTGATCTCAAGGTGGTTGTCATTGCCGGCGACGACCTTCTGAATGATCTCGATCGCCTTGAGGCCATGAATGCGTCGGAGATGTTCTCGGGTGAAGCATTCCCACCGAAAGAGAAGATTGCGAGCGCGAATGCTTACATTGGCGCCTTTCCCATAGCAGCCGCGCTCGCCGCCGGTGCAGATATTGTTGTTACCGGACGATGTGTCGACAGCGCCGTGACGCTGGGCGCATGCATCCATGAGTTTGGATGGTCTGCAGGGGATCTGGATAAGTTAGCCGCAGGATCTGCTGTTGGGCATTTGATTGAATGTGGTCCGCAGGCAACGGGTGGGAACTTTACTGACTGGGAGCAGGTTGCAGATTCACTGCACGAGGTTGGCTATCCGATTGCTGAGGTATGGGAAGACGGAACCGCCGATATTTACAAACCAGCGGATACTGGCGGTTTGGTTAATCGAGGGACGGTTGCTGAACAATTGTTGTATGAAATCGGCGACCCCGCGGCTTACATGTTGCCCGATGTCATTTGTGACTTTACCCAAATCCAACTCGAGCAAGTGGCTACAGGTCGTGTGCGAATGACCCACGCGCGGGGTAGGGGTGTTCCAGAAACTTATAAGACCAGCATGACTTGGGCCGACGGTTGGCGAGCAGGGTCGACATTTTGGTACGTGGGCCGTCGCGCTGCAGATAAAGCGCGCATTTTTGCCGACGAGGCAGTCAAGCGTACGCGAAGAAAATTGCAGGCAATGGGCGCGGCGGACTTTGACGAAGTCGCCGTCGATATTTTTGGTGAAGAAAACTTCTGGGGTAGTCATGCTGCTGTTTCCGATACTCGTGAGGTGGCGCTAAAAGTCGCGTGTAAGCACCAAGATGCGCGTGCTGTGGGGCTCTTGCTCCGTGAAATGACCGGTTGCGCGTTGGGTGCTCCAGCAGGCATGGCTTTCTTTGCAGGAGCGCGAGCTAAGCCCTCGCCCGTTATTCGCTTGTTCTCGGTGCTGGTCGATAAATCAGCACTCTCGATCAAGCTGATCGGCAGTGAGGACGAAACAGATTTTGCACCGCCAGCGACAAGCAAAGAGGTTTTACCTGCTGAAGTCGGACCGATTCCCGAGGCCGTCTCAGCTGAGAACTTGATTGAGGTGCCGCTAGAAACGCTAGCTTGGGGCCGCTCGGGAGATAAGGGCGATAAGGCAAACATTGGGATCATCGCCAGGAAGGCTGAGTACCTGCCATGGATCGCCAAGGTGCTGACAACTGACTACGTAGCTGATCGTTTTGCGCATTTTATGACGGCACCTGCGATTGACCGATTTTATATGCCGGGGTTACCGGCATTGAACTTTTTATTGCACAACGCGCTCGGTGGGGGCGGTATTGCAAGTTTAAGAAACGATCCTCAGGCCAAAGCCTATGCGCAGGTTCTGTTGGATACCCCCATCGCCATTCCCCAACACTTACTGGAGGCCTGA
- a CDS encoding acetyl-CoA carboxylase, carboxyltransferase component (subunits alpha and beta) (PFAM: Carboxyl transferase domain), protein MTILTSTVQPSSDSFKENRASMFELIDHWRGLEQRTIDASNKRLKTFKARGQLSPRERLERLLDPGMPFLQMHSMANYCVENPDRETSVPGASVIVGVGFVEGVRCMIWVDDSGISAGAATESTGFVSTSILEMCMRQKLPVIHLVESAGANLLKYKVELWSRFGNVFRDLARLSAAGIPTMVVLHGGSTAGGAYMPGMSDYVIGVKENGMAALGGAALVKAATGEEANDRELGGSEMHASVSGVVEYLVEDDAHGILKAREVMKSIDWNKRVTTVVRRPYEPPRYPAEELAGAIPVDPKVPYDFREVLARIVDDSSVEEFKSRYGVSTVCGYASITGISFGFIGNNGPIDPNGATKAAQFIQLCDSADMPILFFNNTTGYMVGTEYEQAGMIKHGAKMIQAVSNARVPKISLYIGASFGAGNYGMCGWSYEPDFLFAWPNARTGVMAGQSAADTMSEVARVGAARKGQDIPEEVLEQQAATIRAHFDAQEDAFFTSGRVLDHGIIDPRDTRKVLAFCLETVLESRLRETRANAFGVARM, encoded by the coding sequence ATGACAATTTTGACCTCGACTGTTCAGCCATCGAGCGACAGTTTTAAAGAAAACAGAGCGAGTATGTTTGAGCTCATCGACCACTGGCGTGGACTTGAGCAGCGCACTATCGACGCATCGAACAAGCGGCTTAAGACCTTCAAGGCACGTGGTCAGCTATCACCACGCGAGCGCCTAGAGCGGTTGCTCGACCCCGGTATGCCCTTTTTACAAATGCATTCTATGGCGAACTATTGCGTAGAAAACCCCGACCGTGAGACCAGTGTCCCCGGTGCCTCTGTGATTGTCGGTGTTGGATTCGTTGAAGGTGTTCGGTGCATGATTTGGGTGGATGACTCTGGTATCTCTGCAGGTGCCGCTACCGAATCAACCGGCTTTGTATCAACATCTATTTTGGAGATGTGCATGCGCCAAAAGCTGCCCGTTATTCACTTGGTGGAGTCTGCGGGTGCAAACCTACTTAAATACAAAGTCGAGCTTTGGTCACGATTCGGGAACGTATTCAGAGATTTAGCTCGTTTGTCGGCAGCGGGTATTCCTACCATGGTGGTTCTCCACGGCGGCTCGACGGCGGGCGGCGCTTACATGCCTGGTATGTCGGACTATGTCATTGGTGTCAAAGAAAACGGCATGGCAGCACTAGGGGGAGCGGCCTTGGTGAAGGCCGCCACGGGTGAAGAAGCGAACGATCGCGAGCTGGGCGGCAGCGAAATGCACGCCAGTGTCTCGGGCGTTGTCGAATACCTTGTTGAAGACGACGCGCACGGGATTCTTAAAGCCCGTGAGGTCATGAAAAGCATCGACTGGAATAAACGTGTTACTACAGTGGTACGACGCCCCTATGAGCCACCGCGCTATCCAGCGGAAGAACTCGCAGGTGCTATCCCGGTCGACCCCAAAGTGCCTTACGACTTCCGCGAGGTGCTAGCACGTATTGTTGATGACTCCTCTGTCGAAGAGTTCAAGTCAAGGTACGGTGTTTCTACCGTCTGCGGTTATGCATCGATTACGGGGATAAGTTTCGGTTTCATCGGCAATAACGGACCTATCGATCCGAATGGTGCTACCAAGGCTGCGCAGTTCATTCAGCTTTGCGACTCCGCCGATATGCCGATCCTGTTCTTCAACAACACCACGGGCTACATGGTGGGAACAGAATACGAGCAGGCTGGGATGATCAAGCACGGCGCAAAGATGATCCAAGCCGTCTCCAATGCTCGTGTTCCCAAAATATCGCTCTACATCGGTGCGAGTTTTGGTGCCGGTAACTACGGCATGTGCGGCTGGTCTTATGAACCTGATTTCCTCTTTGCATGGCCAAATGCCCGCACGGGTGTGATGGCGGGGCAGAGCGCTGCGGACACAATGTCCGAGGTGGCGCGAGTCGGTGCGGCTCGAAAAGGGCAAGACATTCCGGAAGAGGTATTGGAACAGCAGGCGGCAACGATTCGCGCGCACTTTGACGCGCAGGAAGATGCCTTCTTTACCTCGGGGCGCGTGCTAGATCACGGCATCATCGATCCGCGCGACACACGGAAAGTCTTGGCGTTCTGTCTTGAGACGGTTTTAGAGAGTCGCTTGAGAGAAACACGAGCCAACGCCTTTGGCGTTGCAAGGATGTAA
- a CDS encoding enoyl-CoA hydratase/carnithine racemase (PFAM: Enoyl-CoA hydratase/isomerase family), with product MATLPETKTLALDLEQGWLTVWFNQPERRNPLTDEAVEDLAAVIEAIAPQRDIRGMTIRGKGGFFCAGGDLKGFKAMATGETEASMRMSRRIGDVLADLNALPQVTVAVIEGAAMAGGLGVACCCDVTIGMKDAKFGFSETRIGITPAQIARYVLQKCGYSTGRRLMLTAARFAGEDAGKLGVLDFVAETTDDLSSLEKRVKQDVLECAPGAVAACKALIIGMPGTPDEGKVEFAAQNFSGCLQGDEGKEGVASFLEKRKPNWHTEI from the coding sequence ATGGCGACATTACCTGAAACAAAAACATTAGCGCTTGATCTTGAGCAAGGCTGGCTCACTGTTTGGTTCAATCAACCTGAGCGGCGTAATCCTTTGACGGACGAGGCGGTAGAGGACTTAGCCGCGGTTATTGAGGCAATTGCCCCCCAGCGCGATATTCGCGGTATGACCATTCGCGGAAAAGGCGGTTTCTTCTGCGCCGGTGGTGACCTCAAGGGATTCAAGGCGATGGCAACGGGTGAAACCGAGGCCTCGATGCGCATGAGTCGTCGTATTGGTGACGTGCTCGCTGATCTCAACGCCTTGCCGCAGGTCACCGTTGCAGTGATCGAGGGTGCGGCTATGGCAGGTGGTCTAGGTGTCGCTTGTTGCTGCGACGTGACGATCGGGATGAAAGACGCCAAGTTCGGATTCTCGGAGACACGCATTGGCATTACGCCCGCCCAGATAGCGCGCTATGTGCTTCAGAAGTGCGGGTATTCGACCGGACGGCGACTCATGCTGACTGCGGCGCGATTTGCTGGTGAGGACGCAGGCAAGCTTGGTGTTCTCGATTTTGTTGCCGAGACGACCGATGACCTGTCGTCGCTTGAAAAGCGTGTGAAGCAAGATGTACTCGAGTGCGCACCGGGCGCTGTTGCAGCCTGTAAGGCACTGATTATCGGTATGCCTGGCACACCTGATGAGGGGAAAGTCGAGTTTGCAGCGCAGAATTTCAGCGGTTGCTTGCAGGGTGATGAGGGTAAAGAGGGTGTTGCCTCTTTCCTCGAGAAGCGCAAACCCAACTGGCACACGGAGATTTAA